One region of bacterium genomic DNA includes:
- the hflC gene encoding protease modulator HflC, protein MIQRFGPLFALLVLIVGGLIYSCFFIVPEGKQAVVLEFQRIIEPAKKDAGLFFKLPWRHVELFEKRIINWDGRPKEVTTKEKNNIIVDTTARFRIADPILLRRTFSDMDEVNGRLGKVIIGATNKVIAENDLVETVRNTNDIIERFAQDKADSPKALSQDNSELSGDALAAQEALEQIADEEISGDLEQIALGREALTQRIIDQTQEDLKKYGIDLVDIQLKRVALEKSVEENVFTRMITERNRIVAKIRSVGSGRREEIRGETDEQLQSIQSEAYREVQSIKGEAEAKAIKIYADAISKNEKFYDFYRTVEAYREGLGNDSTLILSSDADFMQLLKDGPEDFFRKK, encoded by the coding sequence ATGATACAAAGATTCGGACCACTTTTCGCGCTGCTCGTACTTATAGTCGGCGGCCTTATATACAGCTGCTTTTTCATCGTTCCAGAAGGAAAGCAGGCTGTAGTTCTAGAATTCCAACGGATCATTGAGCCTGCGAAGAAAGACGCAGGACTCTTCTTCAAATTGCCGTGGCGACACGTTGAGCTTTTCGAGAAGCGCATCATCAACTGGGACGGAAGGCCGAAAGAGGTTACCACGAAAGAAAAGAACAATATTATTGTCGATACGACAGCACGGTTTCGAATAGCCGATCCGATACTCCTCCGAAGAACCTTTTCTGATATGGATGAAGTGAACGGACGTCTGGGTAAGGTCATCATTGGTGCAACTAACAAAGTAATTGCCGAAAATGACCTGGTTGAGACCGTCCGCAACACCAATGATATCATTGAACGGTTTGCGCAAGACAAAGCTGACTCCCCAAAAGCTCTGTCCCAAGATAATAGTGAGCTTTCAGGTGATGCGCTTGCAGCCCAAGAGGCACTTGAGCAAATTGCAGATGAAGAAATATCCGGGGATCTTGAGCAAATTGCGCTCGGAAGAGAAGCTCTTACCCAGCGAATAATTGACCAAACACAAGAGGATCTTAAAAAATATGGAATTGACCTGGTTGATATCCAATTAAAGCGTGTTGCTCTTGAAAAATCAGTAGAAGAAAACGTCTTTACGCGAATGATTACTGAACGAAATAGAATTGTAGCAAAAATCCGCTCGGTTGGAAGTGGTCGACGTGAGGAGATTCGTGGGGAGACCGACGAACAGTTGCAGTCCATTCAATCCGAGGCGTATCGGGAGGTTCAGTCTATAAAAGGGGAAGCAGAGGCAAAAGCTATAAAGATTTATGCTGATGCCATCTCGAAGAATGAAAAGTTCTATGACTTTTATCGAACTGTTGAAGCATACCGCGAAGGGCTCGGTAATGATTCAACGCTCATTCTCTCATCGGATGCGGACTTCATGCAGCTTTTGAAAGATGGGCCGGAGGACTTCTTCCGAAAAAAGTGA